CCCGATCTTGTCACTCCTGATTCCCCAACCCAGAGAGTGGGAGGAAAACCCCAGGAGGGTTTCGCGCCCTTCACCCATGCTCGTCCCATGCTCAGCCTCAACAACGCCTTTACCGAGGAGGAGATTCGGGATTTCGACCGGCGGATTAAGAGGATGCTTGGGGTTGAGGAAATTGACTATGTGGTGGAACTCAAGATTGACGGTCTTGCTGTGAACCTCAGGTACGAGGGAGGTATTTTCATCCGGGGAGCGACCCGTGGTGATGGAACCACTGGGGAGGATGTCACGGCTAACCTGAGGACCATCCGGAGCATTCCACTTCGCCTCCGGGGAGAGCGTATCCCCGCGGTTTTTGAAGTCCAGGGAGAAGTTTTCATGCACAAGGGGGATTTTGAGAAGCTCAACGAGGAACGCGCCAGAAGGGGTGAGCCGCTTTTTGCCAACACCCGGAATGCCGCTGCAGGATCGCTTCGCCAGCTTGACCCAAATGTTACCGCTTCGAGAAAGCTCGATATCTTCGTCTACGGAGCCTTCCTCATAGAGAGTCCTTGGTATCCCACAACCCATTGGGAGCTCCTTGAGTTTTTGAGAGAGCTTGGTTTCAAGGTGAACCCTCACGCCCGTCTGGCAGAAAGCATTGACGAAGTCATTGCCATCCATAACGAATGGGAGGAAAAGCGGAAAACCCTTGACTACGATATCGATGGGTTGGTCGTGAAGGTGAATAACCTCACCTTCCAGGAGCTTCTTGGAGCGACGAGCAAAAGCCCCCGCTGGGCCATCGCGTACAAGTTCGAGCCCACCCGGGCGGTAACGAGGGTCCTTGATATCGAGGTGAATGTGGGACGGACAGGGACTTTGACTCCTGTTGCGGTTCTTGAGCCGGTTGAAGTGGGAGGAGTGGTGGTGAAGCGAGCCACGCTCCACAACGAAGACGAGGTACGACGAAAAGACGTTCGCATTGGGGACTGGGTCATTGTGGGAAGAGCAGGAGAAGTTATTCCGGAGGTCGTTCTCGTTCTGAAGGAACGGAGGAACGGGAGCGAGAAAATTTTCAAGATGCCCACTCACTGTCCGGTGTGCCATTCTCCAGTCGTCCGGGAAGAAGGGGAGGTGGCGGTTCGCTGCATCAATGCGAGTTGTCCTGCTCAG
This region of Candidatus Caldatribacterium sp. genomic DNA includes:
- the ligA gene encoding NAD-dependent DNA ligase LigA — encoded protein: MDKEQARAEIERLREIIRYHDYRYYVLNSPEITDEEYDALMRKLQELEALFPDLVTPDSPTQRVGGKPQEGFAPFTHARPMLSLNNAFTEEEIRDFDRRIKRMLGVEEIDYVVELKIDGLAVNLRYEGGIFIRGATRGDGTTGEDVTANLRTIRSIPLRLRGERIPAVFEVQGEVFMHKGDFEKLNEERARRGEPLFANTRNAAAGSLRQLDPNVTASRKLDIFVYGAFLIESPWYPTTHWELLEFLRELGFKVNPHARLAESIDEVIAIHNEWEEKRKTLDYDIDGLVVKVNNLTFQELLGATSKSPRWAIAYKFEPTRAVTRVLDIEVNVGRTGTLTPVAVLEPVEVGGVVVKRATLHNEDEVRRKDVRIGDWVIVGRAGEVIPEVVLVLKERRNGSEKIFKMPTHCPVCHSPVVREEGEVAVRCINASCPAQVKERIRHWASRDAMDIEGLGEKLIEQLVDRGYVQSIPDLYRLTKAKLLELERMGDKSSENLLQAIERSKKRPLARFLYALGIRYVGEFVAQILAEHFGSLKKLMEASLEDLLAIEGIGPKVAEAVWQFFRNPENQKMLRELETLGVVPEEEKVEVSASENVLQGKTFVFTGTLSRFTRKEAEELVRRKGGKVASAVSRKVDYLVVGENPGGKLDEARSKNVRILSEDEFYQMIGVS